In Gambusia affinis linkage group LG06, SWU_Gaff_1.0, whole genome shotgun sequence, one DNA window encodes the following:
- the lim2.3 gene encoding lens intrinsic membrane protein 2.3 encodes MYSFMGGGLFCAGVGNILLIVSTATDYWMQYRHSSNYMHQGLWRYCVPGKCMTHTDSIAYWDATRAFMILSLLACFIGIVIGIMAFIHYSSFDGFDKTFAAGILFFISCFFVLLAMAVYTGVTVNYYGKRYGSWRFSWSYIMGWVAVVLTFFSGIFYMCAYRMHECPRNSNSR; translated from the exons ATGTACAGCTTCATGGGAGGCGGGTTGTTCTGTGCCGGAGTCGGGAACATACTCCTCATCGTTTCTACAGCAACCGACTACTGGATGCAGTACCGCCACTCCAGTAACTACATGCACCAGGGCCTGTGGCGGTACTGTGTGCCTGGGAAGTGCATGACGCACACTGACAGCATCG CGTACTGGGACGCCACTCGGGCCTTCATGATTCTCTCCCTGCTGGCTTGTTTCATCGGCATCGTGATCGGCATCATGGCCTTCATCCACTACTCTTCCTTCGACGGGTTTGACAAGACGTTTGCAGCCGGGATCCTCTTCTTCATCTCCT GCTTCTTCGTGCTGCTGGCCATGGCCGTTTACACGGGGGTGACAGTCAACTACTACGGGAAGCGCTATGGCAGCTGGCGATTCTCCTGGTCCTACATTATGGGCTGGGTGGCGGTGGTGCTCACCTTTTTCTCAG GTATCTTCTACATGTGTGCGTACCGGATGCACGAATGCCCAAGGAACTCCAACTCGCGCTGA